CGCTGACCTCGCGCAGCGAAAACACGCCTAAACCAATCAGCAAAACGATGACGACCGCGAAGCCTGAAACGAGCTGCGTCGCCACTTTCATGTTCCTGAAATACGTCACGATAAATTGTCCGGTTCGTTGCGATCGAGGCGCCGGATACCGGACCTGAGTGCCGGTCCGGTGCGTCGCCCTCGTGCAGCCTCAGCCAATATATGGAATTGGTGAAGATACCTATACGTTTACGGGTATCCCGGTCGAATCTTGAACGAACCGTTGGAAAAATCGTGGCGTCGTGGTGGCGTGCTCCGTCGTGGTGCGTGCGTGTGCGCGTACTTTTTCGATGCGTTAGACGTGCTGGTGGAACCAGTCGAGTTGCCGCGCAATGCTGCTGTCGAAGTGCGAGCCGTCATACATGTCGTAGTGACCGGCGCCATCTTCGACGTGCAGTTGCTTCGTGGTTGCGGCAACCGACTCGAAGAGCGCGATGCCCTGCTCCGGCGGATTCACGCCATCGGCACCTGCAACGATCACCAGCGTGGGGCACGTGACGCGCGCGGCGTGTTGCTTCGGTTTGTAGTGCAGCATCTCGCGCACGGTGAGGAAAGGAATCTTGATGTCCATCGCGGGATAACGCTGACGGTTCTCCTCGACGAACGCCTTCGATTGTTCGTCCGCCAACACCTTCGTGATCGACACGAACATTTCCTTGCCGGTGTTCACTTTCTTTTCGTGCATACGATCCAGCGTTGCAGCGAACGCCTGCTGTTCCTCTTCGCTCATGTGACCCGTGACGACCTGCTGGCCATCGGCAAAACTGAGCTGGCTGACCACGGCCTTGATCGACGGATCGCTGGCCGCCGCCGCGAGTACATGCGCGCCGCCCAGCGATGTGCCCCACAACGCGATACGCGCCGTGTCGATTTGCGGCAAGCCCTTCACGAAGTCGATGACGGTATGGATATCCTCGATCTGCATGGCCGGCACGAGACGTCCCTTCTCGCCGCCGCTGGCGCCGAAACCGCGATAGTCGAAGGTGATCGCGGCGTAACCGGCGGCAACGAAGGCATCCGCGAAGCGCGGGAGCAGGACTTCCTGGATGCCGCAGAAACCGTGGCAGAGGATGATCGCCGGGACATTTTGATCCTGAACGTCGGGACGATGGACGGTGAGCGCGATGTCGTTGGGCGTGCGGAGCGAGACAGTTGCCATGGAGTGGATAGGTGCGGGTGGTGAAAGTTGGAGCGGATGCGGACGATGCGCTTGATGCGGTTGATGCGCCTGATGCGATCGCGCGGAGGAAAACTTGCCGCGCGAAATCGCGAAGGATTAAAGCACGTATCGGCGACCGCCGTATGAAGGAAAAAATTCGGCGGACTACGTTTACTCGGATGTCGGATAAGCGGTGTAGAACTCGCTGGCGATTTTCCATTCGCCTCTGACGCGTAGCAGATGCAGCACCTTCCAGCCGTAACCGACGTGGCCGGTGGCCACATCCTTGGTTGCATAGTCCAGTGAGACTTGCGCCAGATCGCCCATCTGCTCGATGGCGATGTTGTGGAACTGCTGCTCGAATTGCTCGCCGCTGTCGAAGATCACCGCCTTGAAGCTCGCGTAGTTTCGCGTTTCGACGGACTTGTTCGCCTCGTCCGGCTTGGGCAGGACGCGAGTCGATGAAAATGGAATGTCCGGGTGGAGAAGCAGGGACTCGAAGCGTGGTTTGTCGTTGGACGTGACGCTCTGGGTGTAGCTCGTCAACAGCCGTTCGATTGCTTCGCGGTCTTCTGGCGTGCCGTGGTGCTGGCCGAAATTAGCGGGGATGGCGGTCAAGGTAGTTGCTCCGAAAGGCGATGCTGTGCTGTGCTGTGCGATGCGCACGATCGGATGGATTGGAGCACGATATAATTAGCATGGCAACTAATAAGCACGTTGTTCACAAAGTGAACTTGCGTGCTCTCAGGTCACGGACCGAAACTGCGATGACCGCCGTCGCGTGACCCGAGTACTGCATGTACTCCGCTACGCCGCTACTCCGGTCACGGTTAGCGAAACCGCTGCAGGGACGGGTCCGTAATCGCCTGCTCCGGCAGATTCAGAAGGGCCGGCAATGCGCTCAAATGCGGCAGGCCGCTGACGTCTGCCCATCGGCCGCCGCTCGTCTGGTAAATGATCGTCGGTGTGCCGTCGAAGCCGAAGTCCTTGAACATCTTCGCGTTGCCGTTCAGCTTCGTTTGCGTTGCAAACGACACCTTGTCTAACGGCTTGATGCCGCCGGATTCGTCCTTCTCGGAAAATTTGGTCTCGAGTTCGCGCATCAAGGCCGGCGCATTCTGTGCCTCGAGCAGCGCAGCGGCCTTGCCTGGCGAATCCGGCTTCAGGAAGCCCATCGGAATCCAATGCACCTGCAAGCCCGCGGCCTCGTACGGCTGGAGTGCTTTCCATGCGTAGTGGCAGAAGATGCAGTTCGGGTCCATGAAGACGTAGATCGTCGATTTGACGTTTTTGCCCGAAGCGCCTTCGACGATCGCCGGCGCGTTCTCGAAGGTCGCGGCAGCCGAAGCTGGCAGGTAAGTGACAGCGGGTGCGTCCGCCGCCGCGGCGATACCCGAGAACATCCCCGCGGCGCCGATTGCGGCAACAACAAGTCTTACAGCTTTCAACATGTTCACTCCTGTTCGCTACGAGATAAGAGGTCGGCTTCGTATGTTCATCGCAGGACGAAGCCTGCTACGCGAATGATAGTAGCGAAGTGGAGGCCGGCTTGCAGCGGGTTGACCAGGAAGCTCACGATGCTTGCGACGCTGCGAAGATCGCCTCGGCGATTTTCGTTGTGCCCGCATGAAAGGGAGTGCGAACGCGATCGCGTTCTGATGCGAGAAACGAAAAAGCCGCAACATCTTTCGATGTTGCGGCTTTGATCTTTGGTCGGGGCGAGAGGATTTGAACCTCCGACCACCTGCACCCCATGCAGGTACGCTACCAGGCTGCGCTACGCCCCGAACAGCACGAAACTATAACAGAAACTTCATTCGATTAGAACCGCCCCGCGCCAAGAAAGTGGTCTAGTGCTTCAACAGATCGATCACGCCCAGCAGCGCCTTGCGCAACTGATCGACGTCGACCGAAGGCGAAGCGGCAGCCGCCGCCGATGCCTGCGCCGACTCTGCGGCAACGCCCTCGCCTTCGTCCTGCATCTCGCCCGACGACGCGCCATGCGCCCCACCGCCATGCGAGTCGAGCCGATTGCGCGCGCCGTTGATCGTGAAACCCTGCTCGTACAACAGCTCACGAATCCGCCGGATCAACAGCACCTCGTGATGCTGATAGTACCGACGATTGCCGCGTCGCTTGACCGGCCGCAACTGCGTGAACTCCTGCTCCCAGTAACGCAACACATGCGGCTTCACGCCGCATAGTTCGCTGACCTCACCAATCGTGAAGTAGCGCTTCGCCGGAATCGGAGGCAAGACGACTTTTTCGATCGTCGCTGTCATCGTCGGTTAGCCGTGATGGGTTGCGCAGGCGCGCGCCAGTCGCTCAGCGCGCGAAGCTCGCTTCGGCGCCGTTCTCAACCAGCGCTTTCAGCTTTTGACTTGCATGGAACGTCACAACACGGCGCGCGGCGATGGGAATCGCCTCGCCGGTTTTCGGATTGCGGCCGGGACGCTGCGGTTTGTCGCGCAACTGGAAGTTGCCGAAGCCCGACAGCTTCACGCTGTCGCCACTCTCCAGCGCATCGCGGATCACCTCGAAGAACGCTTCGACCATATCTTTCGCTTCCCGCTTGTTGAGTCCGACATTGTCGAACAGCAACTCGGCAAGTTCAGCTTTGGTGAGCGTCGGCGTTTCAGTGGAAACGACGGCGGGTGATGTCGGAATTTCGCGAATCATGGCGCTGCGTTGCGCCGTAAGAAGGGCTTCGAAATCACTCGAGTTCATTTCATTCATATCTATCAAATGGCGCGCCAGGCAAAAAACAAAGGAAGCGGAAACAGCCGTGCAATTGTTTGATGCGGGTTATCCGCGCAAGCGTGCGCCATATACTCGAGCCAGACGTTCCACCAGAGTTTGAATGGCCAGATCGACCGTCTCATCCTGAAGGGTTCCGCCAGTATCTTGCAAGGTCACACGGAACGCAAGGCTTTTCTCGTGCGCTGCCAGGCCGCCGGAAGTGTTTGATTTTGGACGGAATTCGTCGAAAAGCGCAACCCGCTGGACGCTCTTGCAAGCGGCCTCGGACTGCGCCGCGCGCAGCTCGTCCAGCAGCGCCTGGACCTCGATTTTCTGATCGACGACCACGGCAATATCGCGACGCACCGGCGGGAATTTAGATACTTCCGCGGGAGTCGGCAATACACGCTGCATTAATGCTTCCGCTTCGATTTCAAACAGAATCGGCGCATGCGGCAAATCATATTTTTGCATCCAGCGCGGATGCAATTCGCCAATCCAACCCACGGCGCGGCCATTAACTTCGATACGCGCGCTACGTCCCGGATGCAATGCCGGATGTTCCGCTTTCACGAAACGCGCCACCGCTGGCGCCAGCAATGCCTCCAGATCGCCCTTCACGTCGAAGTAGTCGACCGTGCGCGTCGTCGCGCCCCATTGTTCGTCCAGCGCCGGGCCGTAGGCGAGCGCGCCGATCATCTTCGGCTGCGCGAAACCTTCGACCGTCAGTTCGCCCGCCTTGATCGACGGATCGTGCAGGAACACGCGCCCCGCTTCGAACACGCGCACGCGATCCGCGGCGCGACGGTTCAGGTTCGTGCGCAGCACGTGGATCAGGCTGCCGAACAGCGTCGTGCGCATTACCGACAACTGGCTTGCGATCGGATTCAGCAGACGCACGGGCTTGTCGTTGCCGGCGAAATCCTGCTCCCATTCGGCGTCGACGAAACTGAAGTTGACCGTTTCCGCGTAGTCGCGCGCGGCGAGCGCGTGGCGCACCACGTGGATCGAACGCTGGGTCTCGTTGGTCGCGCGCATTTCGCTGCGTGCGACCGGCGGACGCGCCGGAATCTTCTCGAAGCCGTAAATACGCGCGACTTCCTCGATCAGGTCCTCTTCGATCTCGATGTCGAAGCGATACGACGGCGGCATCACCGAGAAGGTGTCCTCGCCGCGCTCGAACGTCAGACCGAGGCGCGTGAAAATCTGCGCGATCTCGTCCGCGTCGATCTTGATGCCGATGATGCGGTTCGCACGCGACACACGCATGGTCACCGGCTCGCGCTTCGGCACGTTGACGATCTGATCGTCGACCGGGCCGGCCGCGCCGCCGCAGATGTCGAGGATCAGTTGCGTGATGCGTTCGATATGCTCGACCGTGGTCGCGTAATCGACACCGCGCTCGAAGCGATGACCCGCGTCAGTCGAGAAGTTGTACTTGCGCGAGCGGCCGCGGATGCTGTCCGGCCACCAGAACGCGGCTTCCAGATAGATGTTCGTGGTGTCGAGCGTGACAGCCGTGCTGTCGCCGCCCATGATGCCCGCGAGACTCTCGATGTGTTGCTCGTCCGCGATCACGCCGACGCTTTCATCGAGCTCGACCGTGTTGCCGTTCAGCAGCTTGAGCGTTTCGCCCTTGCGGCCCCAGCGCACGTCCATGCCACCGTGGATCCTGTCCAGATCGAACACGTGCGAAGGACGGCCCAGCTCAAGCATCACGTAGTTCGAGATATCGACCAGCGCGGAAATGCTGCGCTGACCCGAGCGCTCGAGACGCTCGACCATCCATTGCGGCGACTTCGCGCGCGCATTCACGCCGCGAATCACGCGGCCCGAGAAACGGCCGCACAGATCCGGCGCCGAAATCTTGACCGGCAGCGTTTCATTGAGCTTGACCTCGGCTGGCTTGATTTCGAGCGGACGCAGCGGTGCACCCGTGATCGCCGAGGTTTCGCGCGCCACGCCGAAGACCGACAGGCAGTCCGCCTTGTTCGGCGTCAGCTTGATTTCGAAAACCGTGTCATCGAGATTGAGCGTTTCGCGGATGTCCTGACCGATCGGCGTGGCCTCCGGCAGGATCATCAGGCCGCTATGGTCTTCCGACAGCTTCAGCTCGCGCGCCGAGCACAGCATGCCCTGGCTTTCGACGCCGCGCAGCTTGGACAGCTTGATCGCGAACGGCGCGCCGCCCTCTTCGGCCGGCGGCAGTTGCGCGCCGACCAGCGCGACCGGCACCTTGATGCCCGGCGCCACGTTCGGCGCGCCGCACACGATGTTCAGCGTCGCGCCGGTGCCGGCGTCGACCTGACACACGTTGAGCTTGTCAGCGTCCGGGTGCTTGACGACTTCCAGCACCTGGCCGACGACGATCTTCGAAGTCGGCGGCGCGGCCGGCCGCAGGTCTTCCACTTCGAGACCCGCCATGGTCAGCGCGTGCGACAGTTCGTCGGTCGTCAGTTGCGGATCGACAAAGGTTCTCAGCCAGGATTCCGGAAATTGCATGGTTCTGTGTACGTTCTGATCAGGTTAGGTCCGCGTCCGGCGGTGCGGACTCGAGATGCTGCCTTCGGTTGCTTTCGCTTGCCGCCCGAAGGCGCTGCTCTGGGCACTGCCGGGGACGCTGCGGGCGGCACGCTTCGCGCACCGCGCCGCGCTCTATGCTTGTCGCGTTCGACCGCGCCGCATCGTCAAGCGAATTGACGCAGGAAACGCAGGTCGTTTTCGAAGAACAGACGCAGGTCTTGCACGCCATAGCGCAACATGGTGAGCCGTTCGAGGCCGCTGCCGAACGCGAAGCCGATATAGCGCTCCGGGTCGAGACCCATGTTGCGGATCACCGTGGGGTGCACCTGGCCGGAACCCGAAATTTCGAGCCATTTGCCGGCGTTCTTGCCCGTTTCGAACAGCATGTCGATTTCGGCCGACGGTTCGGT
The sequence above is a segment of the Paraburkholderia sp. D15 genome. Coding sequences within it:
- a CDS encoding integration host factor subunit alpha; the protein is MNEMNSSDFEALLTAQRSAMIREIPTSPAVVSTETPTLTKAELAELLFDNVGLNKREAKDMVEAFFEVIRDALESGDSVKLSGFGNFQLRDKPQRPGRNPKTGEAIPIAARRVVTFHASQKLKALVENGAEASFAR
- the pheT gene encoding phenylalanine--tRNA ligase subunit beta, with amino-acid sequence MQFPESWLRTFVDPQLTTDELSHALTMAGLEVEDLRPAAPPTSKIVVGQVLEVVKHPDADKLNVCQVDAGTGATLNIVCGAPNVAPGIKVPVALVGAQLPPAEEGGAPFAIKLSKLRGVESQGMLCSARELKLSEDHSGLMILPEATPIGQDIRETLNLDDTVFEIKLTPNKADCLSVFGVARETSAITGAPLRPLEIKPAEVKLNETLPVKISAPDLCGRFSGRVIRGVNARAKSPQWMVERLERSGQRSISALVDISNYVMLELGRPSHVFDLDRIHGGMDVRWGRKGETLKLLNGNTVELDESVGVIADEQHIESLAGIMGGDSTAVTLDTTNIYLEAAFWWPDSIRGRSRKYNFSTDAGHRFERGVDYATTVEHIERITQLILDICGGAAGPVDDQIVNVPKREPVTMRVSRANRIIGIKIDADEIAQIFTRLGLTFERGEDTFSVMPPSYRFDIEIEEDLIEEVARIYGFEKIPARPPVARSEMRATNETQRSIHVVRHALAARDYAETVNFSFVDAEWEQDFAGNDKPVRLLNPIASQLSVMRTTLFGSLIHVLRTNLNRRAADRVRVFEAGRVFLHDPSIKAGELTVEGFAQPKMIGALAYGPALDEQWGATTRTVDYFDVKGDLEALLAPAVARFVKAEHPALHPGRSARIEVNGRAVGWIGELHPRWMQKYDLPHAPILFEIEAEALMQRVLPTPAEVSKFPPVRRDIAVVVDQKIEVQALLDELRAAQSEAACKSVQRVALFDEFRPKSNTSGGLAAHEKSLAFRVTLQDTGGTLQDETVDLAIQTLVERLARVYGARLRG
- a CDS encoding MerR family transcriptional regulator — its product is MTATIEKVVLPPIPAKRYFTIGEVSELCGVKPHVLRYWEQEFTQLRPVKRRGNRRYYQHHEVLLIRRIRELLYEQGFTINGARNRLDSHGGGAHGASSGEMQDEGEGVAAESAQASAAAAASPSVDVDQLRKALLGVIDLLKH
- a CDS encoding alpha/beta fold hydrolase — its product is MATVSLRTPNDIALTVHRPDVQDQNVPAIILCHGFCGIQEVLLPRFADAFVAAGYAAITFDYRGFGASGGEKGRLVPAMQIEDIHTVIDFVKGLPQIDTARIALWGTSLGGAHVLAAAASDPSIKAVVSQLSFADGQQVVTGHMSEEEQQAFAATLDRMHEKKVNTGKEMFVSITKVLADEQSKAFVEENRQRYPAMDIKIPFLTVREMLHYKPKQHAARVTCPTLVIVAGADGVNPPEQGIALFESVAATTKQLHVEDGAGHYDMYDGSHFDSSIARQLDWFHQHV
- a CDS encoding thioredoxin fold domain-containing protein → MLKAVRLVVAAIGAAGMFSGIAAAADAPAVTYLPASAAATFENAPAIVEGASGKNVKSTIYVFMDPNCIFCHYAWKALQPYEAAGLQVHWIPMGFLKPDSPGKAAALLEAQNAPALMRELETKFSEKDESGGIKPLDKVSFATQTKLNGNAKMFKDFGFDGTPTIIYQTSGGRWADVSGLPHLSALPALLNLPEQAITDPSLQRFR